A single genomic interval of Helianthus annuus cultivar XRQ/B chromosome 13, HanXRQr2.0-SUNRISE, whole genome shotgun sequence harbors:
- the LOC110899723 gene encoding protein LURP-one-related 10: MMAQPSGAPVFPPFSVISPQFVTQEPLEIIVDSYPGRNLVISNINHKIMLKVQPCDTFTHYQSVLLDVNDKPIAMLQKQLSSTHSRWNVFKGESKSDSDMIFTAKNENMIQLKTNISMMLANKMRSNDVCDLRIKGSWSKGNFTIYRGNSSSEMARIHKPQSKKKYEAADKFTVTIQPNMDYACVVALLAIVDANEHPDDNTAMYTAAAKGSLSSARNIGDFLQV; encoded by the exons ATGATGGCTCAACCTAGTGGTGCACCTGTATTCCCTCCATTTTCTGTCATCAGTCCTCAGTTCGTTACACAGGAACCACTTGAAATTATAGTCGATAGTTATCCTGGTAGAAACCTTGTGATATCTAATATTAATCATAAAATCATGCTCAAAGTACAACCATGCGACACATTCACCCATTATCAGTCCGTGCTACTTGACGTTAACGACAAGCCCATCGCGATGCTCCAGAAG CAATTAAGTAGTACGCATAGCAGATGGAATGTATTCAAGGGTGAAAGTAAATCTGATTCGGACATGATATTTACCGCAAAAAACGAAAATATGATCCAGCTTAAGACCAATATTAGCATGATGTTGGCAAACAAAATGAGAAGCAACGATGTTTGTGATTTGAGGATCAAAGGGAGCTGGTCGAAGGGAAACTTCACAATTTATAggggaaattcttcatcagaaatggCACGG ATTCATAAACCGCAATCAAAGAAGAAGTACGAAGCAGCGGACAAGTTCACGGTCACAATCCAACCTAACATGGACTATGCATGTGTGGTTGCACTCCTTGCAATTGTTGACGCTAATGAACACCCTGATGATAATACTGCCATGTATACGGCTGCTGCTAAAGGTTCGCTTAGTTCGGCTAGGAATATTGGTGATTTTCTCCAGGTGTAG
- the LOC110899808 gene encoding protein LURP-one-related 10 isoform X1 → MMAQPSGAPVFPPFSVIGPQFVTPEPLEIIVKKYPGRNLMITDTNHTIMFRVKECKTNRLQLALLDANEKPIVMLQKAFSLHNRWNVFKGESVSDSDMIFTAKTETMKFKANVIMMLANKMRSKDVCDLRIKGSWSMGNITIYKGDSSTVVAQMHKPQDTKYAANKFTATIQPNMDYACVVALFAIVEYEENPTLIGAAAKIKSYENTIDTVGNFITKK, encoded by the exons ATGATGGCTCAACCTAGTGGTGCACCTGTATTCCCTCCATTTTCTGTCATCGGTCCTCAGTTCGTTACACCAGAACCACTTGAAATTATAGTCAAGAAGTATCCTGGTAGAAACCTTATGATCACTGATACTAATCATACAATCATGTTCAGAGTAAAAGAATGTAAGACCAACCGTTTACAGCTCGCGCTACTTGACGCTAATGAGAAGCCAATCGTGATGCTCCAAAAG GCTTTTAGTTTGCATAATAGATGGAATGTATTCAAGGGTGAAAGTGTATCCGATTCGGACATGATATTTACCGCAAAAACCGAAACGATGAAATTTAAGGCCAATGTTATCATGATGTTGGCAAACAAAATGAGAAGCAAGGATGTTTGTGATTTAAGGATTAAAGGGAGCTGGTCTATGGGAAACATCACAATTTATAAGGGAGATTCTTCAACAGTAGTAGCACAG ATGCATAAACCGCAAGACACAAAGTACGCTGCGAACAAGTTTACGGCCACAATCCAACCTAACATGGACTATGCATGTGTGGTTGCACTTTTTGCAATTGTTGAGTATGAAGAAAACCCGACTCTGATAGGTGCTGCAGCTAAGATTAAATCTTATGAGAATACTATAGATACTGTTGGTAATTTCATTACCAAAAAATAA
- the LOC110899808 gene encoding protein LURP-one-related 10 isoform X2, whose translation MYSNFVVDKATFFYSLDIQLSVYTRVVKTYRAFSLHNRWNVFKGESVSDSDMIFTAKTETMKFKANVIMMLANKMRSKDVCDLRIKGSWSMGNITIYKGDSSTVVAQMHKPQDTKYAANKFTATIQPNMDYACVVALFAIVEYEENPTLIGAAAKIKSYENTIDTVGNFITKK comes from the exons ATGTACTCGAATTTTGTTGTTGATAAAGCCACATTTTTCTACAGTCTGGACATCCAGCTCAGTGTTTATACTCGCGTTGTAAAGACATATCGT GCTTTTAGTTTGCATAATAGATGGAATGTATTCAAGGGTGAAAGTGTATCCGATTCGGACATGATATTTACCGCAAAAACCGAAACGATGAAATTTAAGGCCAATGTTATCATGATGTTGGCAAACAAAATGAGAAGCAAGGATGTTTGTGATTTAAGGATTAAAGGGAGCTGGTCTATGGGAAACATCACAATTTATAAGGGAGATTCTTCAACAGTAGTAGCACAG ATGCATAAACCGCAAGACACAAAGTACGCTGCGAACAAGTTTACGGCCACAATCCAACCTAACATGGACTATGCATGTGTGGTTGCACTTTTTGCAATTGTTGAGTATGAAGAAAACCCGACTCTGATAGGTGCTGCAGCTAAGATTAAATCTTATGAGAATACTATAGATACTGTTGGTAATTTCATTACCAAAAAATAA